In Polyodon spathula isolate WHYD16114869_AA unplaced genomic scaffold, ASM1765450v1 scaffolds_2253, whole genome shotgun sequence, the genomic window tagaaTAAGAAGAACAAATAGTGCTGCAACTCCTGCTATTAATGGAAGGAGGTAATCTgtgaaggaaataaaaaatgaattgtaagCAGAACACATATTTCATTCCACTCTACgaatgtgcttgttttttttgcttgCGTGAGGGTGTTGGCTAATTTAAGACCTTTTTGTTTCCaagcacattttgttttcagtgtttctgttTCCCTCTGAACTCTCCTAAGTATTCTCTTGTTAAAATACtgcaatacattatttcacattcAGAGCAGAAACGCGTGTGCTGCCAAATACTCAAGACATCATCTGTAATCTAGATTTCtcttattttgtgtcttttctatgGTTCTGCCATTAGCCCAGGACTTTCCTGGAATTGATACTTTGAATAATGATCCTGTTTAAACAgaatacataaacaaatcaaTCATGCACTGCCATCGTCCTAGTTCCTCGCTCTAATGCTCTCACCCTAACTGGCGATACTAAAACTGGAGTAATCAAAGATTATGTTGTTTTTACAAACATTCATGTTTTTACTTTACAGTTATACAGATTATCAGTATTTTAGATATTGTTAAGACTATGAAGCTCACAGAAATACAGACTTAAATTAGGTGACAATCTTTTCTTTTAGGTAAAGttgcaagttaaaataaaataagtgttgcAGATGGATGTGTGGAGATTGGTAGATGAAGTAGGAAGCCTCCAATTGCATTAAATGGTTTACATTACCTATGACTATAACTGTAACTTTCCTTGTGGAATTTCCATGTATGTTCCAAGCATGGCATTCATAAACACCCTCATTGCTAGAGGAGACTCCTGTGATAGTCAAAGTGGACACATTATCCCTCGTCGTGGTGTTCACATTATCAGCTTCAGGGTGTTTCCACGTGTATGTAGGGGATGGGATAGCTTCAGCAGTGCAGTTAAAAACAACGCTGTCCCCTTTCACAACAGGCACACTTTCTTCTGCAGGGTTTATTACACTGGGCTCATCTGAAAGGAAGAACCGGATTAAGAAAGGTGCTATAATAATTCATTCATATTCGCTCTTTGAAGGGACACTGTGTATAGCGCACATTTTCACAATACTTGTGAATACATTTTACACTTTTtctcgggggtgggggggtggggtggggttataCTACTATAGAATCAACCAGTTCCCATGGAAACACTTCCCAATACTTTCTTCCAAAAAGTGGGGTTGTCATTAATACAATATAATCATCACGTTCAGCCCTACAAAAACATGCTTAAGCATTTTTCACATTAACCTTTAGGATGTCCCAACAAG contains:
- the LOC121310566 gene encoding intercellular adhesion molecule 5-like, with protein sequence MRGDGGVYQLKTVNKLGSATATVTVTVGYEPSVINPAEESVPVVKGDSVVFNCTAEAIPSPTYTWKHPEADNVNTTTRDNVSTLTITGVSSSNEGVYECHAWNIHGNSTRKVTVIVIDYLLPLIAGVAALFVLLILILIIVLYRMYYKRHKTGEYSLKAGKPSSANGSMAHNGKGAEEIPLTPI